A single genomic interval of Paracoccus contaminans harbors:
- a CDS encoding asparagine synthase-related protein produces the protein MSHALNRFAAIIGPDADRGIVMRVKGDLARRHGPVLHDEPCGGALLMQAGPGLAARLGPLTLVGDLGLTDLADLRRSLSAAPAAGPGDLVLAAWLRWGEDAARRLCGAFAFAVHDRRTGGLTLVRDRFGVRPLVHASRGGCMIVAQDLSTVLAGLGAQPEVDRAWVADFLCGRPTSTEATAYEGVTRLAPGHLARIGPDARHAVRAWYRLADAAPPDAGADGAQALRAALAHATAEACAAGPAATMLSGGLDSSSLSLLSVEGGGDDAPRPALSLRYRDPAMDEGFFIDAVLERAGGRLAPVSLPGEVGDALFDLDPQLDAQDQPFFAPGMASSAQLYRATRQAGATGVLDGHGGDEVIGGAFADIARLAGEGRWVQALGLARAYARFTGSAPRETLGLLLAWKGRRGFARLGRRLAPEGGGGDPFAWRSLVDRGLAVETGLVERVRAQAEAGEGGDPALPASVRHHAAMLSAPLIAGAFEVLDRAARSAGVVPLYPFYDHRVVELCLWQPDAARIRHGQPRALLREAMRGVLPEAVRLRADKTDFIADFHAALRRDCAGRLARLRAGPAILQGWVDGATLRADLAQLDHDPAPDAQAIFRLWRAIWLAAWLERRASWAAPPAGAAPLPAALAPTAPQGAAFATAAPLCPGPLFD, from the coding sequence GTGAGCCATGCTCTGAACCGCTTTGCCGCGATCATCGGCCCGGATGCGGACCGGGGCATCGTGATGCGCGTCAAGGGCGATCTTGCGCGACGGCACGGCCCTGTCCTGCATGACGAACCTTGCGGGGGCGCGCTGCTGATGCAGGCCGGGCCGGGCCTTGCCGCACGGCTGGGGCCATTGACGCTGGTGGGCGATCTGGGGCTGACCGACCTGGCCGACCTGCGCCGCAGCCTGTCCGCCGCACCCGCGGCCGGGCCGGGCGATCTGGTGCTTGCCGCCTGGCTGCGCTGGGGCGAGGATGCGGCCCGGCGCCTTTGCGGCGCCTTTGCCTTTGCCGTCCATGACCGCAGGACTGGCGGGCTCACGCTGGTGCGCGACCGGTTCGGGGTCCGCCCGCTGGTTCATGCCAGCCGGGGCGGATGCATGATCGTGGCGCAGGATCTTTCCACCGTCCTGGCCGGGCTGGGCGCGCAGCCAGAGGTGGACCGGGCCTGGGTTGCCGATTTCCTTTGCGGCCGGCCGACCAGCACCGAGGCAACCGCCTATGAGGGCGTGACGCGTCTCGCTCCGGGGCATCTGGCCCGGATCGGGCCGGATGCGCGCCATGCGGTGCGCGCCTGGTACCGCCTGGCCGATGCGGCCCCGCCGGATGCGGGCGCGGACGGCGCGCAGGCCCTGCGCGCGGCGCTCGCCCATGCCACGGCCGAGGCCTGCGCCGCCGGTCCCGCCGCCACGATGCTCAGCGGGGGGCTGGATTCCAGCAGCCTGTCGTTGCTGTCGGTCGAGGGGGGCGGGGATGATGCGCCGCGCCCGGCGCTGTCGCTGCGCTATCGCGATCCTGCGATGGACGAGGGGTTCTTCATCGACGCGGTCCTTGAAAGGGCCGGCGGGCGGCTGGCCCCCGTTTCCCTGCCCGGAGAGGTGGGGGACGCGCTTTTCGACCTGGACCCGCAGCTGGACGCGCAGGACCAGCCCTTCTTTGCCCCCGGCATGGCAAGCAGCGCCCAGCTTTACCGCGCCACCCGTCAGGCCGGGGCGACGGGCGTTCTGGACGGCCATGGCGGTGACGAGGTCATCGGCGGCGCCTTTGCCGACATCGCCCGGCTGGCGGGCGAGGGGCGATGGGTGCAGGCGCTGGGCCTGGCGCGCGCCTATGCGCGCTTTACCGGCAGCGCGCCCCGCGAGACGCTGGGCCTGCTGCTGGCCTGGAAGGGGCGGCGGGGCTTTGCCCGGCTGGGCCGCCGGCTTGCGCCCGAGGGGGGCGGGGGCGATCCCTTCGCCTGGCGCAGCCTGGTCGATCGGGGGCTGGCCGTCGAAACGGGCTTGGTCGAGCGGGTCCGGGCGCAGGCCGAGGCGGGGGAGGGCGGCGATCCTGCGCTGCCCGCCTCTGTGCGCCATCATGCGGCGATGCTGTCGGCGCCGCTGATCGCGGGCGCCTTCGAGGTGCTGGACCGTGCGGCGCGCAGCGCCGGGGTGGTCCCGCTCTATCCCTTCTATGATCACCGCGTCGTCGAGCTTTGCCTGTGGCAGCCCGATGCCGCGCGTATCCGCCATGGCCAGCCCCGCGCGCTGCTGCGCGAGGCGATGCGCGGCGTGCTGCCCGAAGCGGTGCGCCTGCGCGCCGACAAGACCGATTTCATCGCCGATTTCCATGCCGCCCTGCGCCGCGATTGCGCGGGCCGCCTTGCCCGGTTGCGGGCCGGTCCGGCAATCCTGCAAGGATGGGTCGATGGCGCGACGCTGCGCGCCGACCTGGCGCAGCTGGACCATGACCCGGCCCCCGATGCGCAGGCCATCTTTCGCCTGTGGCGTGCCATCTGGCTGGCCGCCTGGCTTGAACGGCGCGCCTCTTGGGCGGCACCGCCGGCAGGCGCCGCGCCGCTGCCCGCCGCCCTTGCCCCCACTGCCCCGCAAGGGGCTGCATTCGCAACCGCGGCGCCTTTGTGCCCCGGTCCTCTTTTCGATTGA
- a CDS encoding lasso peptide biosynthesis B2 protein: MPALARLRRLSGRDAVLLGEALAAILRVRVYLLRRRHHALRRMIEGVPVPHGRAVPNSELAAVAWSVRNAARLVPGATCLTQASAGQLLLAQRGYATTVRLSVPVRAGAGKGLAPHAWLMAGDTIVLGGTPAEYAGHRPLHDFDMPGIEAWP, from the coding sequence ATGCCCGCCCTCGCGCGCCTTCGCCGCCTGAGTGGCCGCGACGCGGTGCTGCTGGGCGAGGCCCTGGCGGCGATCTTGCGGGTGCGCGTCTATCTGTTGCGCCGGCGCCATCATGCGCTGCGCCGGATGATCGAAGGCGTGCCCGTCCCGCATGGCCGTGCCGTGCCGAACAGTGAACTGGCCGCCGTCGCCTGGTCGGTCCGCAACGCCGCGCGGCTGGTGCCGGGGGCCACCTGCCTTACCCAAGCCAGCGCCGGCCAGCTGCTGCTGGCGCAGCGCGGCTATGCCACCACCGTTCGCCTTTCGGTGCCCGTCCGGGCCGGCGCGGGCAAGGGGCTGGCCCCTCATGCCTGGCTGATGGCCGGTGATACGATCGTGCTGGGCGGCACCCCTGCCGAATATGCCGGGCACCGCCCGCTGCATGATTTCGACATGCCGGGGATCGAGGCTTGGCCGTGA
- a CDS encoding PqqD family protein has translation MEEGIAILDLHSNTYFSLDPVGASVWRAIEASPSTLDDLARGIAGEYDVTPEVCRPDIAGLLDDMMQHGLVRTA, from the coding sequence ATGGAGGAGGGGATTGCCATCCTCGACCTTCACAGCAATACCTATTTCAGCCTTGATCCGGTCGGCGCCAGCGTCTGGCGTGCCATCGAGGCGTCCCCCTCGACATTGGACGATCTGGCCCGCGGCATTGCCGGCGAATATGACGTGACGCCTGAGGTCTGCCGGCCCGACATCGCCGGCCTGCTTGACGACATGATGCAGCACGGCCTGGTCAGGACGGCCTGA
- a CDS encoding sugar transferase, with the protein MRVVRANESVPDFLVERAPQAGLSARGSAAVADVPLGGAGKRLLDILLVILSLPLLLPLMAGIAVLLKLTSPGPLLYGHRRIGFQGRAFRCWKFRTMVVDGDRVLDRYLQAHPQEAAVWAAQRKLDNDPRVTRVGAVLRKLSLDELPQLLNVLSGEMSLVGPRPVVQAELDEHYGSAASAYLSARPGLTGLWQISGRSDTTYAERIRLDCRYVRRWTLWGDLRIILLTIPALALSRGAR; encoded by the coding sequence ATGCGAGTTGTACGTGCCAACGAGTCCGTTCCGGACTTCCTCGTCGAACGGGCGCCGCAGGCCGGTCTGTCGGCACGCGGGAGCGCGGCGGTCGCGGACGTGCCGCTGGGCGGGGCCGGAAAGCGTCTTCTCGACATCCTCCTGGTGATCCTGTCGCTGCCGCTGCTGTTGCCGCTGATGGCCGGCATTGCCGTCCTTCTCAAGCTGACCAGCCCCGGACCGCTGCTTTACGGGCACCGCCGGATCGGTTTTCAGGGCCGCGCCTTCCGCTGCTGGAAATTCCGCACCATGGTGGTCGATGGCGACAGGGTGCTGGATCGCTACCTGCAGGCTCATCCCCAGGAAGCGGCCGTATGGGCCGCCCAGCGCAAGCTGGACAACGACCCGCGCGTGACCCGCGTGGGCGCCGTGCTGCGCAAGCTGAGCCTGGACGAGCTTCCGCAGTTGCTCAACGTGCTGTCGGGAGAGATGAGCCTGGTGGGCCCGCGCCCGGTCGTTCAGGCCGAGCTGGACGAGCATTACGGCAGCGCCGCATCGGCCTATCTGTCCGCGCGTCCCGGCCTGACGGGGCTGTGGCAGATCAGCGGGCGCAGCGACACCACCTATGCCGAACGCATCCGCCTTGATTGCCGCTATGTGCGCCGCTGGACGCTGTGGGGCGATCTGCGCATCATCCTGCTGACGATCCCCGCGCTGGCCTTGTCGCGCGGCGCGCGCTGA
- a CDS encoding O-antigen ligase family protein, whose translation MLAFVAIFALAFIPVLGGRGALLFLVAGSLLVLSRPGASLAGLREDWMFMLMGLWCLISFIWSDYPSLSLRYGIQLCLTVVIGSAIISRLTPTAFVKILFVTSSLEGIASLLSGRTRADGMGYLGIYASKNALASAMAMLIIVAIAVLIDRHLPRRWRLPALFSLLLGSMLMVMGKSAGALVSTFGLVLFLGLILLLQRLAPYVRLIAITLMLVLAVFVGLVISSMSAELAQGFLELTGKDITLTGRTDLWAVALEQIARHPLLGVGFQAFWVHGQPMAEQLWAQFGINSRAGFHFHNTLLSNTVEIGVIGTTLETVPFFLGVYLSVVWVLRSRSAASIFFALFMVRLVILMSIEVAYFYQFGTVTITIMAALRYGRAARRNGRSALPRHARPAPIPAARAALRRAPAGRPGPA comes from the coding sequence GTGCTGGCATTCGTTGCGATCTTCGCTCTGGCCTTCATTCCGGTGCTGGGCGGGCGCGGGGCGCTGCTGTTCCTTGTGGCCGGGTCGCTCCTTGTCCTTTCCCGCCCGGGCGCGAGCCTTGCAGGGCTGCGCGAGGACTGGATGTTCATGCTGATGGGCCTTTGGTGCCTGATATCCTTTATCTGGTCGGACTATCCCTCGCTCTCGCTGCGCTATGGCATCCAGCTCTGCCTGACGGTGGTGATCGGGTCGGCGATCATCAGCCGCCTGACACCGACGGCCTTCGTCAAGATCCTGTTCGTCACAAGCTCGCTTGAAGGCATTGCCAGCCTGCTGTCCGGCCGGACCCGCGCCGACGGCATGGGCTATCTGGGCATCTATGCCAGCAAGAACGCCCTCGCCAGCGCGATGGCCATGCTGATCATCGTCGCGATAGCCGTCCTGATCGACAGGCACCTGCCCCGCCGGTGGCGCCTGCCGGCGCTGTTCAGCCTGCTGCTGGGTTCGATGCTGATGGTGATGGGCAAGTCGGCAGGCGCTCTGGTCAGCACCTTCGGCCTCGTCCTGTTCCTGGGGCTGATCCTGCTGCTGCAGCGCCTGGCGCCCTATGTCCGCCTGATTGCCATTACCCTGATGCTCGTGCTGGCGGTGTTCGTGGGGCTGGTCATCTCGTCAATGAGCGCCGAGCTGGCGCAGGGCTTTCTGGAGCTTACCGGCAAGGACATCACGCTGACCGGCAGGACCGACCTGTGGGCCGTCGCGCTGGAGCAGATCGCCCGCCACCCCCTGCTGGGCGTAGGCTTTCAGGCATTCTGGGTGCATGGCCAGCCGATGGCCGAACAGCTTTGGGCGCAGTTCGGCATCAACAGCCGCGCCGGCTTTCACTTTCACAACACGCTGCTGTCGAACACCGTCGAGATCGGCGTGATCGGCACGACGCTGGAAACGGTTCCCTTCTTTCTGGGCGTCTATCTTTCGGTTGTCTGGGTGCTGCGCAGCCGTTCGGCTGCTTCGATCTTCTTTGCCCTGTTCATGGTCCGGCTGGTCATACTGATGTCGATCGAGGTCGCGTATTTCTATCAGTTCGGCACCGTCACCATCACGATCATGGCGGCACTGCGCTATGGGCGCGCAGCCAGGCGGAACGGGCGCAGCGCCCTGCCCCGCCATGCCCGCCCGGCGCCCATTCCTGCCGCGCGCGCCGCCCTGCGCCGGGCGCCGGCAGGCCGGCCCGGCCCCGCCTGA
- a CDS encoding acyltransferase family protein: MADRPHYDFIDVIRTVAAFLVVISHVQQLIIDRPLTPGSVHRALSMLTTQGHNAVVVFFVLSGFWIVRSVVRAGPAFSFRDYMIARCARLWVVLLPALVMGICLDLAGSTIFPSRLYAGTQGAVSVAYDVSSRLSFGTFAGNVLFLQDIAVPSFGSNGALWSIACEFWYYVYFPLAYCALRSRNLAGILAAAAALPFLPSLPLFACWMMGGGVYVLAERFRAAGHVHWAWPAAALALLCLAIVALKLVPLHPALRDLALAACFALFLGLGMNSSFGRARGLGLLARFGARSSYSLYATHLPLMVFLCNFIVPEARLPASPGAWALVLLLPAVAVAWAAVFSRLTEDRTTAVRNWAAAALGMNRQAS; this comes from the coding sequence ATGGCCGATAGGCCGCATTACGATTTCATCGACGTGATCCGGACCGTGGCCGCCTTTCTGGTGGTCATCTCGCATGTGCAGCAGCTGATCATCGATCGCCCCCTGACGCCGGGGTCTGTGCACCGGGCGCTCAGCATGCTGACCACCCAGGGGCACAACGCGGTGGTGGTGTTCTTTGTCCTTTCGGGCTTCTGGATCGTCCGGTCGGTGGTCCGGGCAGGGCCGGCCTTTTCCTTCAGGGACTACATGATCGCCCGCTGCGCCCGCCTGTGGGTCGTGCTGCTGCCCGCCCTTGTCATGGGCATCTGCCTCGACCTGGCGGGCAGCACGATCTTTCCCTCTCGGCTCTATGCCGGAACGCAGGGGGCGGTTTCGGTGGCCTATGACGTGTCCTCTCGCCTGTCATTCGGCACCTTCGCTGGAAATGTGTTGTTCCTGCAGGACATCGCGGTGCCTTCTTTCGGCTCGAACGGGGCGCTTTGGTCGATCGCCTGCGAATTCTGGTATTATGTCTATTTCCCGCTCGCCTATTGCGCGCTGCGCTCGCGCAACCTTGCAGGAATTCTGGCAGCTGCGGCTGCGTTGCCCTTTCTGCCGAGCCTGCCTCTGTTCGCCTGCTGGATGATGGGGGGCGGCGTCTATGTGCTGGCCGAGCGTTTCCGCGCTGCGGGCCATGTCCACTGGGCCTGGCCCGCAGCGGCCCTTGCGCTGCTTTGCCTTGCCATCGTCGCGTTGAAGCTGGTGCCGCTGCATCCTGCCCTGCGCGACCTCGCATTGGCGGCGTGTTTCGCGCTGTTTCTCGGGCTGGGGATGAATTCCTCGTTCGGGCGGGCCAGGGGGTTGGGCCTGCTGGCGCGTTTCGGGGCGCGGTCATCCTATTCGCTTTATGCCACGCATCTGCCCCTCATGGTGTTCCTGTGCAATTTCATCGTGCCCGAGGCAAGGCTGCCCGCCAGCCCCGGCGCATGGGCGCTGGTGCTGCTGCTTCCTGCGGTTGCCGTCGCATGGGCGGCGGTGTTCTCGCGCCTTACAGAGGATCGGACGACCGCAGTGCGCAACTGGGCCGCCGCGGCCTTGGGCATGAACCGGCAGGCTTCCTGA
- a CDS encoding family 16 glycosylhydrolase, with protein sequence MTQGFRDDFDRLDLGRWYVSDGWTNGPHQDCTWSRRAVRVQGGMLRLTHLPGGGEKPRPLCSEIRTRGFVQYGLIEARIRTPRGSGKNAALFTFSKPSGKGPHDEIDIEILTRNPAEASFNTFVDGKPAQGGVVPVDPPFDKAFHIVAIDWAPDRIRWFVDGRIVHETTPGIELPTHPQQLFLSFWSTTTLTDWMGRQDANAGPLDYEVDWIAWTPQGADCLFPQSLACR encoded by the coding sequence ATGACCCAGGGCTTTCGCGACGATTTCGACCGGCTCGACCTCGGGCGGTGGTATGTCTCGGATGGCTGGACCAATGGTCCCCACCAGGATTGCACCTGGTCGCGGCGCGCCGTCCGGGTGCAGGGGGGGATGCTGCGCCTGACCCACCTGCCCGGCGGAGGGGAGAAGCCGCGTCCGCTTTGCAGCGAGATCCGCACGCGGGGATTTGTCCAATACGGGCTGATCGAGGCGCGCATCCGCACCCCGCGCGGATCGGGCAAGAACGCTGCGCTGTTCACCTTTTCCAAGCCATCCGGCAAGGGGCCGCATGACGAGATCGACATCGAGATCCTGACCCGCAACCCCGCCGAGGCGAGCTTCAACACCTTCGTGGATGGCAAGCCCGCGCAGGGCGGGGTCGTTCCCGTCGATCCGCCCTTCGACAAGGCGTTTCACATTGTTGCCATCGACTGGGCACCTGATCGCATCCGCTGGTTCGTCGATGGGCGGATCGTCCACGAAACCACCCCGGGGATCGAGCTGCCAACCCATCCCCAGCAACTGTTCCTGTCATTCTGGAGCACGACGACCCTGACCGACTGGATGGGCCGGCAGGATGCAAATGCCGGGCCGCTGGACTATGAGGTGGACTGGATCGCCTGGACCCCGCAAGGGGCGGACTGCCTGTTTCCCCAGTCGCTGGCCTGTCGGTGA
- a CDS encoding glycosyltransferase, which yields MPTYRRPDLVRRAMACLQAQTHSDWICEVRDDCPDSSAQAVVEDIGDPRIRYVANRPQKFMVRNLDDCFLRENPYRADYFYMLEDDNQIRPGFLSLGRDILEQEKLAICQINQVVEHDSRTDHSRIGDVGVFDNLYDQRAYAPAEMRLAIFGAIGISNGAVFWSRRIRNELAVRVDTVPTLEEYLRTCLVAEPVYIAHDKLAIWAQDEQSTTRNNGLNTGWLRRELNLKASLGALQRTVWKNLPPALCETFLAGGVLRIPMDRRLEALRKAGIGAAGVPRDPGAKARLKRLAVRNLGRVHPSVGAVLTRMAA from the coding sequence ATGCCCACTTATCGCCGCCCCGACCTGGTGCGGCGTGCCATGGCCTGCCTGCAGGCGCAGACACATTCGGACTGGATCTGCGAGGTGCGCGACGACTGTCCCGACAGCAGCGCGCAGGCCGTGGTCGAGGACATCGGCGATCCGCGCATCCGCTATGTCGCCAACCGTCCGCAGAAATTCATGGTGCGCAATCTCGACGACTGTTTTCTTCGTGAAAACCCCTATCGCGCCGACTATTTCTACATGCTCGAGGATGACAACCAGATCCGGCCGGGTTTCCTGTCGCTCGGCCGCGATATTCTGGAACAAGAGAAACTGGCCATCTGCCAGATCAACCAGGTTGTCGAACATGACAGCCGGACAGATCACAGCCGGATCGGCGATGTGGGCGTCTTTGACAATCTCTATGACCAACGCGCCTATGCGCCCGCCGAGATGCGCCTGGCCATCTTCGGTGCGATCGGCATTTCCAACGGTGCGGTGTTCTGGTCCCGCCGCATCAGGAACGAACTGGCCGTGCGCGTGGACACCGTTCCGACGCTCGAGGAATATCTGCGCACATGCCTTGTCGCCGAGCCTGTCTATATCGCCCATGACAAGCTGGCCATATGGGCCCAAGACGAACAGTCCACCACCCGCAACAATGGCCTGAACACAGGCTGGCTGCGGCGCGAGCTGAACCTCAAGGCTTCGCTTGGGGCCTTGCAGAGGACCGTGTGGAAAAACCTGCCGCCCGCACTGTGCGAAACCTTCCTGGCCGGGGGGGTCTTGCGCATTCCCATGGACAGGCGGCTTGAGGCGCTGCGCAAGGCCGGGATCGGCGCGGCGGGCGTTCCGCGCGATCCGGGCGCCAAGGCGCGCCTCAAGCGGCTGGCCGTCAGAAATCTGGGGCGCGTCCATCCGTCGGTCGGCGCCGTCCTGACGCGCATGGCGGCCTGA
- a CDS encoding lipopolysaccharide biosynthesis protein yields the protein MPSPPPPAPEDLAHFSSGRARRAFTGVLWSGVNALVPTISGLVVFLFVSRILEPAELGYVSLAVAVVGTLGAFSPAGFGDALVQRSALDGRHLDTTFWLCLVWGGALYLGTVLLAGPIAALMREPMLNSLLPVVGLRLILDQAAVVPSALLSRSMQFRSLALRTLIASVMSMIVCLAVLQAGYGMWALVASQLVGAIVVCVVSWMAVAWRPGRGMDRAALRDLSHFGGFASGSRLISTINVDQLLIGPLIGSTGLGLFSFARRIFQMLNDVLTGALAGVAYPLLSSMQNEPDKLREAYLATTFLSSVLAFPCFVGLALIAEDLIPLLFGPQWTGAVPVLQWFCAIGLLSCIGILQAALIRAKGRADWWMWYQLVQQILTGAVIVLLARMGIVAAIAGIAIKTWLVWPFVARFVGRLLDLDIRSYMAQFALPLAGCAAMAAATSALDHGTALSGAALLCTKIAVGAAVYAAVLVLLGRKRLLELRAVIGAGRRRG from the coding sequence ATGCCCAGCCCGCCGCCCCCCGCCCCCGAAGATCTGGCCCATTTCAGCAGCGGCCGCGCGCGGCGGGCCTTTACCGGCGTGCTGTGGTCGGGGGTCAATGCGCTGGTGCCGACGATTTCGGGACTGGTCGTGTTCCTGTTCGTCTCGCGCATCCTGGAACCGGCGGAACTGGGCTATGTGTCGCTTGCCGTCGCGGTCGTGGGCACCTTGGGGGCGTTTTCGCCCGCGGGCTTCGGCGATGCGCTGGTGCAGCGATCGGCGCTGGACGGGCGCCACCTCGACACGACCTTCTGGCTGTGCCTGGTCTGGGGGGGCGCGCTTTACCTCGGCACGGTCCTGCTTGCCGGCCCCATCGCCGCCCTGATGCGCGAGCCGATGCTCAACAGCCTTCTGCCGGTGGTCGGCCTGCGCCTGATCCTGGATCAAGCGGCGGTCGTCCCCTCGGCCCTGCTGAGCCGCAGCATGCAGTTCCGCTCCCTTGCTTTGCGCACGCTGATTGCCTCGGTCATGTCCATGATCGTCTGCCTTGCGGTCCTGCAGGCCGGATACGGAATGTGGGCGCTGGTGGCATCGCAGCTGGTGGGGGCGATCGTGGTCTGCGTGGTCAGCTGGATGGCGGTCGCCTGGCGGCCAGGCCGCGGGATGGATCGCGCGGCCCTGCGCGATCTGTCTCATTTCGGGGGCTTTGCGTCGGGCAGCCGGCTGATCAGCACGATCAATGTGGATCAGCTTCTGATCGGCCCGCTGATCGGCAGCACGGGCCTGGGCCTGTTCTCGTTCGCGCGGCGCATCTTCCAGATGCTGAACGACGTGCTGACCGGCGCGCTGGCCGGGGTCGCCTATCCGCTGCTGTCGTCGATGCAGAACGAGCCGGACAAGCTGCGCGAGGCCTATCTTGCCACGACGTTCCTGTCCTCGGTGCTGGCCTTTCCGTGTTTCGTCGGGCTGGCGCTGATCGCGGAAGACCTGATCCCGCTGCTGTTCGGCCCTCAGTGGACGGGGGCAGTGCCGGTGCTGCAATGGTTCTGCGCGATCGGGCTGCTCAGCTGCATCGGCATCCTGCAGGCCGCGCTGATCCGCGCCAAGGGCCGCGCCGACTGGTGGATGTGGTACCAGCTTGTCCAGCAGATCCTGACAGGCGCCGTGATCGTGCTGCTGGCCCGAATGGGAATCGTCGCGGCAATTGCCGGCATCGCGATCAAGACCTGGCTTGTCTGGCCCTTCGTGGCCCGCTTTGTCGGGCGGCTGCTGGATCTGGATATCCGCAGCTACATGGCTCAGTTCGCATTGCCCTTGGCGGGATGTGCCGCCATGGCGGCGGCAACAAGCGCGCTCGATCACGGCACCGCCCTGTCGGGGGCCGCCCTGCTCTGCACGAAGATCGCAGTCGGCGCGGCGGTCTATGCGGCGGTGCTGGTGCTGTTGGGCCGCAAACGCCTGCTCGAGCTTCGGGCGGTGATCGGCGCAGGCCGGCGGCGCGGATGA
- a CDS encoding polysaccharide pyruvyl transferase family protein — translation MKLSYYKEEVPNFGDELNPWLWDRLLPAGFLDDDPSELFIGIGSILWNTWPRTSLKHVIGSGYGGYTAAPDLHDGSWNVVFVRGPRTAERLGLPPQTAICDSAILLRTTDLPEPAGGIDIGFMPHFESLQRGFWAEACRLAGIRLIDPRGDVETVLSEIRGCRMLVTEAMHGAIVADAVRTPWVGVRPLHSSHHTKWLDWSEALGIDLRMHALRPSSLLEVDMTLVRPGKMHGPNGNRLNKSLLAAPFNKALTYMAAQRLRQIARQEPQLSSDANIERATERAHAALERFVSARKA, via the coding sequence ATGAAGCTGAGTTATTACAAGGAGGAGGTTCCGAACTTTGGTGACGAACTGAACCCCTGGCTTTGGGACCGGCTGCTGCCGGCAGGGTTTCTGGACGACGACCCGTCCGAACTTTTCATCGGCATCGGCTCGATCCTGTGGAATACCTGGCCGCGCACCTCGCTCAAGCATGTCATCGGGTCTGGCTATGGCGGCTATACGGCCGCGCCCGATCTTCACGATGGCAGCTGGAATGTGGTTTTCGTGCGCGGTCCCCGTACCGCCGAACGTCTGGGGCTGCCGCCGCAGACGGCCATCTGCGACAGCGCGATCCTGCTGCGGACGACCGACCTGCCCGAACCGGCGGGAGGGATCGACATCGGGTTCATGCCGCATTTCGAAAGCCTTCAGCGTGGTTTCTGGGCCGAGGCGTGCAGGCTCGCCGGGATCCGGCTGATCGACCCGCGCGGCGATGTGGAAACGGTGCTGTCGGAAATCCGCGGCTGCCGGATGCTCGTGACCGAGGCGATGCACGGCGCCATCGTGGCCGATGCCGTCCGCACGCCATGGGTCGGGGTGCGGCCCCTGCATTCCAGCCATCATACCAAATGGCTGGACTGGTCCGAGGCCTTGGGGATCGATCTGCGGATGCACGCCCTGCGGCCATCCAGCCTGCTCGAGGTGGACATGACGCTTGTCCGGCCGGGAAAGATGCATGGACCCAATGGGAACAGATTGAACAAAAGCCTTCTTGCAGCACCCTTCAACAAGGCTCTTACCTACATGGCGGCGCAGCGGCTGCGCCAGATCGCCCGGCAAGAGCCGCAGCTCAGCAGCGATGCGAATATCGAACGCGCGACCGAGCGCGCCCATGCGGCGCTGGAGCGGTTCGTGTCCGCGCGCAAAGCCTGA